One stretch of Arthrobacter polaris DNA includes these proteins:
- a CDS encoding class I adenylate-forming enzyme family protein has translation MMPNLAGILARTAPGCPDRTALSFGTVTHSYAELDRRVSQLANEFIARGLAKGDRLLIVSGNSDAFVIALYAGLRAGAIVVPVNPRSAPPEIEYFLNDTQAKLLVFGTEVAGVISAWESSDTHQVEVPVLALGSATGYEDVLACAAEQPSEPPAVEVAEDDDALIIYTSGTTGKPKGALFDHHRIIWVSINSMAGFGLRVGEKLLHVAPLFHSADLNLVLIPGMMLGATHVILPSFDPEKVLETIEKERIGFFFGVPTMYAFLMRTPSLATRDLSSLRICMYGAAPMPSGLAQQIVAALPNAWIVQACGQTEGGPGGILLTHEEVLERPSASGRFPIANTEVRIVDADGNDAGPGTVGEMIMRGETMMKGYWRNPEATAATIRDGWVHTGDLAQIDADGYITIVDRMKDMIITGGHNVYSAEVESAISGHPAVADVAVVGRLHEVYGETVVAVITPRENHTVTLEELREYASDKISPYKLPRELVIAEIPRXPSGKILKHQLRDHVRG, from the coding sequence ATGATGCCCAATCTCGCAGGAATTCTTGCCCGCACCGCNCCGGGTTGCCCAGACCGAACGGCACTTAGCTTTGGCACGGTGACGCACAGCTATGCCGAGCTGGATAGGCGGGTCAGTCAACTCGCCAACGAATTCATCGCCCGCGGCCTGGCCAAGGGAGACCGGCTCCTGATTGTTTCCGGGAACAGCGACGCATTCGTGATTGCCCTCTATGCGGGCCTTCGCGCCGGGGCCATTGTGGTGCCTGTGAACCCGCGGTCCGCTCCGCCGGAGATTGAGTACTTCCTCAACGATACGCAGGCAAAGCTGCTGGTCTTTGGGACCGAGGTTGCCGGAGTAATTTCAGCCTGGGAATCATCCGATACTCATCAGGTGGAGGTGCCGGTGTTGGCCCTCGGCAGCGCCACCGGCTATGAGGATGTTCTGGCCTGCGCCGCTGAACAGCCAAGCGAACCACCCGCCGTCGAGGTTGCCGAGGATGACGACGCGCTCATCATCTACACCTCCGGCACCACAGGAAAACCCAAGGGAGCCCTGTTCGATCACCACCGCATCATCTGGGTCAGCATCAACTCGATGGCCGGCTTTGGCTTGCGAGTGGGCGAGAAACTCCTCCATGTGGCGCCGCTGTTCCATTCCGCGGACCTTAACCTGGTGCTGATCCCGGGCATGATGCTCGGTGCCACACACGTCATCCTGCCCTCCTTCGACCCCGAGAAGGTACTGGAAACCATCGAGAAGGAGCGGATCGGATTCTTCTTCGGTGTGCCCACCATGTACGCATTCCTCATGCGGACNCCCAGCCTGGCTACGCGGGATCTCTCCAGCCTGCGCATCTGCATGTACGGCGCCGCACCCATGCCCTCAGGACTGGCTCAGCAAATTGTTGCTGCCCTGCCCAATGCGTGGATCGTCCAAGCCTGTGGACAGACCGAAGGCGGGCCCGGTGGCATCCTGCTCACGCATGAAGAGGTGTTGGAGCGTCCTTCAGCCAGCGGCCGCTTCCCCATCGCGAACACCGAGGTGCGCATTGTTGACGCAGACGGGAACGACGCCGGACCGGGAACGGTAGGCGAGATGATCATGCGAGGGGAAACCATGATGAAGGGGTACTGGCGCAACCCTGAAGCAACCGCGGCAACCATCCGGGACGGTTGGGTCCACACCGGAGATCTGGCACAAATAGACGCCGACGGCTACATCACCATAGTTGACCGTATGAAGGACATGATCATCACAGGCGGGCACAACGTCTACTCAGCCGAAGTTGAAAGCGCAATTTCCGGCCACCCGGCGGTGGCCGACGTCGCCGTCGTGGGCCGGCTGCACGAGGTCTACGGTGAGACTGTGGTGGCCGTGATCACCCCACGGGAAAATCACACCGTCACCCTCGAGGAACTGCGCGAGTATGCCAGCGATAAAATCTCNCCCTACAAGCTGCCGCGCGAGCTCGTCATCGCCGAGATTCCACGCAANCCCTCCGGAAAAATACTCAAACACCAACTGCGGGATCACGTTCGTGGCTGA
- a CDS encoding long-chain-fatty-acid--CoA ligase, giving the protein MRMNSRPIVSGYSSTMGDDVQLNTTTLIRHAARTHGDQEIVYRTGDGGWDRYSYAAAYEQVQRGANALRSLGVGPGTRVGVLDWNSRRHFELYWAIPGLAAVMVQLNLRLAPEDLGYVISDSGTSVICVDETLLPVAEAVAPSIPGVTTWVIMSEKPMEEIHTTLPNAHHYEDLVAASEPVIEWPEVDERSAYSACYTTGTTGRPKGVFYSHRAIYLHSYAIAANIGMTLDDCTMLITPMFHGQAWGLPQAATLMANKIVLPGRYYAEDTGPLSDALIAEGVTITNGAPAIFMPMLHYIESLETKPDLSRLRMMSGATEPPLAMMRGFEDLTGAETVHAYGATETTPLVAMNRFKPSVRARLSPSELYDLKRKQGLPVSGVDIRLIDASGNDAAWDGTAQGEVCVRGPWITRGYHNMPADDEKDRFIDGYWRSGDVGTIDADGYLKVTDRIKDVIKSGGEWISSIDMENLLLSHPRISEAAVVGLSHPKWQERPFVLIVPSDGATVTLEDVQAHLSSAFAKWQLPXAMEIVSEIPRTSVGKLNXKSIRSDYADRYSQEASDV; this is encoded by the coding sequence ATGAGAATGAATTCTCGGCCCATCGTTTCCGGATATTCCTCCACCATGGGAGACGACGTCCAGCTCAACACCACCACACTGATCCGCCACGCTGCGCGCACCCATGGCGATCAGGAAATTGTTTACCGAACGGGCGACGGCGGCTGGGACCGTTACAGTTATGCCGCGGCCTATGAGCAGGTCCAACGCGGGGCCAATGCACTGCGCTCACTCGGTGTGGGCCCGGGTACACGAGTAGGCGTCCTGGACTGGAACAGCCGTCGCCACTTCGAGCTTTACTGGGCCATCCCTGGGCTGGCCGCCGTCATGGTCCAGCTCAACCTCCGCCTAGCCCCGGAGGATCTGGGCTATGTCATCAGTGACAGCGGCACGTCAGTCATCTGCGTCGACGAAACCCTCCTGCCCGTGGCCGAAGCCGTGGCACCGTCCATACCAGGGGTCACCACCTGGGTCATCATGAGCGAGAAACCGATGGAGGAAATCCATACCACTCTGCCTAACGCCCACCACTACGAAGACCTCGTTGCCGCCAGCGAGCCGGTGATCGAGTGGCCCGAAGTCGACGAGCGGTCCGCGTACAGCGCCTGCTACACCACGGGAACAACAGGCCGGCCCAAAGGCGTCTTCTACTCCCACCGTGCCATCTACCTGCACTCGTACGCCATCGCAGCGAACATTGGAATGACACTGGATGACTGCACCATGCTGATCACNCCCATGTTCCACGGGCAAGCTTGGGGCCTGCCTCAGGCGGCAACACTCATGGCCAACAAGATTGTCCTGCCGGGCCGCTACTACGCCGAGGACACCGGGCCACTGTCAGACGCGCTGATTGCCGAGGGAGTCACCATTACCAACGGAGCGCCGGCCATCTTCATGCCCATGCTCCATTACATTGAGTCTCTGGAGACCAAACCGGATCTGAGCCGCCTGCGCATGATGTCCGGTGCCACTGAGCCGCCNCTGGCGATGATGCGTGGTTTCGAGGACCTCACNGGGGCCGAAACCGTCCACGCCTACGGTGCCACGGAGACCACACCGTTGGTTGCGATGAACCGGTTCAAGCCCAGCGTCCGGGCCAGGCTCTCNCCCAGCGAGCTCTACGACCTCAAACGCAAGCAGGGACTGCCGGTGTCCGGCGTCGATATCCGTCTGATTGACGCTTCTGGCAACGACGCCGCCTGGGATGGCACGGCGCAGGGCGAAGTTTGCGTCCGCGGACCCTGGATCACACGCGGGTACCACAACATGCCGGCCGACGACGAGAAGGACCGCTTCATTGACGGTTACTGGCGCAGCGGCGACGTTGGAACCATCGACGCGGACGGCTACCTCAAAGTCACAGACCGCATCAAGGACGTCATCAAAAGCGGCGGCGAGTGGATCTCCTCCATCGACATGGAAAACCTCCTGTTGAGTCATCCGCGGATCAGCGAGGCTGCCGTCGTCGGCCTNTCCCACCCCAAGTGGCAGGAACGGCCCTTCGTCCTCATCGTCCCATCGGACGGGGCAACGGTTACGCTCGAGGATGTCCAAGCCCACCTCTCCTCCGCGTTCGCCAAGTGGCAGCTCCCCGANGCCATGGAGATCGTCTCGGAGATTCCACGCACCAGCGTAGGAAAGCTCAACAANAAGAGCATCCGGAGCGACTACGCGGATCGTTACAGCCAGGAAGCCTCCGATGTCTGA
- a CDS encoding SDR family NAD(P)-dependent oxidoreductase, whose translation MVTGGASGLGEATTRALLERGAHVIAADLEGPAPQGAVFVETDVTNPDQVAHAVQIATQQPGPLAGVINCAGIGVAKKVIGKDGPHPLDDFLRVLTINLGGTFNVIRLAAEAMAKNTAGPSGERGVIINTASAAAFDGQIGQAAYAASKGGVVSMTLPIARELARDGIRVVTIAPGLFLTPMMGALPEAARDSLGAQVPXPSRLGEPSEYAALALHIVENQMINGEVVRLDGALRMAAK comes from the coding sequence ATTGTCACCGGNGGCGCATCCGGCCTAGGAGAAGCCACCACAAGGGCCCTGCTTGAACGCGGCGCCCACGTGATCGCCGCGGACCTNGAAGGGCCAGCACCGCAAGGNGCGGTGTTCGTGGAAACCGACGTCACCAACCCTGATCAGGTAGCCCATGCGGTCCAGATAGCCACGCAACAACCCGGCCCGCTCGCGGGAGTTATCAACTGTGCAGGAATCGGAGTTGCCAAGAAGGTCATTGGCAAGGACGGACCCCATCCGCTGGATGACTTCCTGCGGGTGCTCACCATCAACCTCGGCGGGACTTTCAATGTGATCCGGCTCGCGGCCGAGGCCATGGCGAAAAATACTGCCGGCCCGAGCGGCGAACGCGGNGTCATCATCAACACCGCCTCCGCCGCAGCCTTTGACGGCCAAATCGGCCAGGCGGCCTACGCTGCCTCCAAGGGCGGTGTAGTCTCCATGACCTTGCCCATTGCCAGGGAACTGGCCCGTGATGGAATCCGTGTTGTCACGATCGCGCCGGGCTTGTTCCTCACCCCGATGATGGGCGCGCTGCCCGAGGCCGCCCGCGACTCGCTCGGTGCACAAGTGCCCTTNCCCTCCCGTCTGGGCGAACCCTCTGAGTACGCAGCGCTGGCGCTGCACATCGTGGAAAACCAAATGATCAATGGCGAGGTGGTCCGCCTTGACGGAGCACTGCGCATGGCAGCGAAATAA
- a CDS encoding acyl-CoA dehydrogenase family protein, translated as MILDNYRSPWLSEELDDLRDMARTFLNKESLPHHARWAEQHCVDRDFWRQAGEAGLLCISIPEEYGGGGGTFAHEAVIMEEQARIADSAWANVVHSAIVAHYIAACGTEEQKQRWLPGMASGELVGAIAMTEPSTGSDLQSIRTRATLDGESYVINGSKTFITNGTHCDLLIIVARTNDEKGGKGLSLIVAETAGLAGFERGRVLEKIGMHGQDTRELAFVDMRVPAENVLGGVEGQGFVQLMQQLPQERLAIAVAAAAECEAAVREASAYALDRDAFGANLMSXQNTRFVLAECVADTLATRTLVDHCISEHMAGDLDAATASLAKFWCTDMQNKVTDRCLQIFGGYGYMTEYPIARRYAAARVQKIYGGTNEIMKELVARSL; from the coding sequence ATGATCTTGGATAATTACCGTTCACCTTGGCTGAGCGAGGAACTCGACGATCTGCGGGACATGGCCCGCACGTTCCTGAACAAGGAATCCCTGCCGCATCATGCGCGCTGGGCCGAGCAACACTGTGTGGACAGGGACTTCTGGCGCCAGGCTGGCGAGGCCGGGCTGCTGTGCATCAGCATCCCGGAGGAATATGGCGGCGGTGGCGGCACNTTTGCCCACGAAGCGGTCATCATGGAGGAACAGGCCCGTATCGCCGACTCCGCCTGGGCCAACGTTGTCCATAGTGCCATCGTGGCCCACTACATTGCCGCATGCGGTACAGAGGAGCAGAAACAGCGCTGGCTTCCCGGCATGGCCTCCGGCGAACTGGTCGGCGCCATCGCTATGACCGAGCCTTCAACAGGTTCGGACCTCCAGAGTATCCGTACCCGAGCCACCCTCGATGGTGAGAGCTACGTGATCAATGGTTCGAAGACGTTCATCACCAACGGAACCCATTGCGACCTCCTGATCATTGTGGCACGCACCAACGATGAAAAGGGTGGCAAGGGTTTATCGCTCATTGTGGCCGAGACTGCGGGCCTTGCAGGGTTTGAACGTGGCCGCGTTCTGGAGAAAATCGGCATGCACGGGCAGGACACCCGTGAGCTCGCTTTTGTGGATATGCGGGTTCCGGCAGAGAATGTGCTGGGCGGCGTTGAAGGCCAGGGCTTTGTCCAGCTCATGCAGCAGCTCCCGCAGGAGCGGCTTGCGATCGCCGTCGCGGCGGCGGCCGAGTGCGAGGCCGCCGTTCGCGAAGCCTCCGCGTATGCCCTTGACAGGGATGCCTTCGGTGCGAACCTGATGTCCTTNCAAAACACCAGGTTCGTGCTCGCAGAGTGTGTTGCGGACACCCTGGCCACCCGAACTCTCGTGGACCACTGCATCTCGGAGCACATGGCCGGGGACCTCGATGCAGCCACTGCTTCTCTGGCGAAGTTCTGGTGCACCGACATGCAAAACAAGGTCACTGACCGTTGCCTTCAGATCTTCGGCGGCTACGGCTACATGACCGAGTACCCCATTGCGCGCCGGTATGCGGCGGCGCGCGTTCAAAAGATCTACGGTGGCACCAACGAGATCATGAAGGAACTGGTAGCCCGCTCACTATGA
- a CDS encoding MaoC/PaaZ C-terminal domain-containing protein, with translation MNLGYHPVSEEEIIRFASEWDSQYFHTDPTAALESYFGGLIASGLHTLSIFQRLSVRGFFEHYDVIAGRRFGGCVFSTLSGQVMF, from the coding sequence GTGAATCTTGGCTACCATCCGGTATCCGAGGAAGAGATCATTCGATTCGCTTCCGAGTGGGACAGCCAGTACTTCCACACCGATCCCACCGCTGCGCTGGAGAGCTACTTCGGCGGTCTTATCGCCAGCGGGCTGCACACGCTCTCAATCTTTCAGCGGCTGTCCGTCAGGGGCTTCTTCGAACACTACGACGTCATCGCGGGAAGGAGATTCGGCGGCTGCGTTTTCTCCACCCTGTCCGGGCAGGTGATGTTCTGA
- a CDS encoding CoA transferase → MSHPLAGTTIVSLAINLPGPLAASRLTELGARVIKVEPPTGDPLQSVAPGWYAELTQGQEVISLDLKEATGRTQFESLLAGAQVLLTSMRPSALARINLEGTLRHKGIALVEIVGHDGAEAEQAGHDLTYQAVHGTILAPAMPLVPVADLLGSERAVVATFAALRQRDQGLGYVHXRVVLDEAAHAAAAAVRHGLTAPDPLGGAIAQYGLYASSDGYVAVAAIEPHFAARLAAHVGFTREDLTRAFAAQTTSHWTALGIEYDXPLVAVHEPHRAVAEPVFAHQHSANTASTTSLES, encoded by the coding sequence ATGTCCCACCCACTGGCTGGCACCACCATAGTTAGCCTTGCCATCAACCTCCCCGGACCACTCGCTGCCTCGCGGCTGACCGAGCTGGGTGCCCGTGTCATCAAGGTGGAGCCACCCACNGGCGACCCGCTNCAAAGCGTGGCGCCGGGTTGGTATGCCGAACTGACGCAAGGCCAGGAAGTCATCTCCCTGGACTTAAAGGAAGCAACCGGACGGACCCAGTTTGAGAGCCTGCTCGCTGGTGCACAGGTACTACTGACCTCGATGCGCCCCTCAGCACTGGCAAGAATTAACCTTGAGGGGACCCTTCGGCATAAGGGAATCGCACTCGTTGAGATTGTTGGCCACGACGGCGCCGAGGCTGAGCAGGCTGGCCACGATCTGACCTACCAGGCCGTCCATGGAACCATACTGGCCCCGGCCATGCCACTTGTACCCGTTGCAGATCTGCTCGGCTCCGAACGCGCAGTAGTGGCCACCTTTGCGGCGCTGCGCCAGCGGGACCAAGGCCTTGGGTACGTGCACNNGAGAGTAGTTTTGGACGAGGCGGCCCACGCAGCCGCGGCCGCTGTCCGGCACGGTCTCACCGCCCCGGATCCCCTTGGCGGGGCAATAGCGCAATACGGCCTCTATGCATCCTCAGACGGATACGTTGCCGTCGCCGCGATCGAGCCGCATTTTGCTGCCCGTCTCGCCGCGCACGTGGGCTTCACCCGCGAGGACCTGACACGCGCATTCGCCGCACAGACCACCTCTCACTGGACAGCCTTGGGAATCGAGTACGACATNCCCCTCGTGGCCGTCCACGAACCACACAGAGCAGTTGCCGAACCAGTCTTTGCACACCAGCATTCCGCCAACACCGCCAGCACAACCTCATTGGAGTCATGA
- a CDS encoding thiolase family protein, which yields MNREAVIVDAVRTPVGKRGGQLREWHPVDLLAQTLSTLVERTGVDHQLLSDVIVGCAIQXGEQAGNVARNGLLGAGLPLTLPGTTLDRQCGSGQQAVHFAAQAIKSGEYDFAIGAGVESMSRVELGPLFIPGGPRGQWYGERALARFDGNXPAQGPSAELIVNKWGFTRKQLDDFSIRSHQRAAAATQAGHFASQLVPVDGTAKDGTVAAMTRDEGIRSVLDPEKMAALAPVFSPEGAITAGNASQMSDGAGALLIAERSKAEAAGLRPRARIVSMAVAADDPVLQFTAVLPATQKALDQAGLSISDIDLVEVNEAFAPVPLLWAAEFGXPQDQLNVNGGSIAIGHPLGSTGARLLTQLLNELERRDARYGLLTICEGGGMANATIIERI from the coding sequence ATGAACCGAGAAGCAGTGATCGTTGACGCGGTCAGAACACCTGTTGGCAAGCGCGGCGGCCAGCTACGCGAATGGCATCCCGTGGACCTCCTGGCCCAGACGCTATCCACCCTTGTTGAGCGGACAGGAGTAGACCACCAGCTACTATCCGACGTGATTGTAGGCTGTGCCATCCAGCANGGGGAACAGGCAGGCAACGTGGCCCGTAACGGCCTTCTCGGCGCCGGGCTNCCCCTCACGCTGCCCGGTACAACCCTGGACCGTCAGTGCGGATCAGGACAACAGGCAGTACATTTTGCCGCCCAGGCTATCAAGTCCGGCGAATACGATTTCGCTATAGGCGCCGGCGTCGAATCAATGTCCCGCGTTGAGTTAGGCCCGCTGTTCATTCCCGGCGGACCCCGTGGCCAGTGGTATGGCGAGCGAGCGCTTGCCCGATTCGATGGCAACATNCCCGCGCAGGGACCCTCAGCTGAACTCATCGTCAACAAGTGGGGCTTCACCCGCAAACAGCTGGACGATTTCAGCATCCGCAGCCACCAGCGGGCAGCGGCGGCCACGCAGGCCGGGCACTTCGCCTCGCAACTGGTCCCTGTGGACGGGACCGCCAAAGATGGAACGGTCGCAGCCATGACGCGGGATGAGGGTATCCGATCCGTCCTGGATCCGGAGAAAATGGCGGCCCTGGCCCCAGTCTTCTCACCCGAGGGCGCTATCACCGCGGGCAACGCCTCCCAGATGAGTGACGGCGCAGGCGCCCTGCTCATCGCCGAGCGTTCCAAGGCAGAGGCCGCCGGGTTGCGGCCCAGAGCGCGGATTGTTTCCATGGCCGTTGCCGCTGATGATCCCGTCTTGCAATTCACGGCTGTTCTCCCCGCAACCCAGAAGGCTCTGGACCAGGCCGGGCTGAGCATCAGTGACATAGACCTTGTGGAGGTCAACGAAGCGTTCGCGCCCGTTCCCCTGCTCTGGGCTGCCGAGTTCGGATANCCCCAGGACCAACTCAACGTCAATGGCGGTTCCATCGCAATAGGCCACCCTCTTGGATCCACCGGAGCACGCCTGTTGACTCAGCTGCTGAACGAACTTGAGCGGCGCGATGCCCGCTATGGACTGCTCACCATTTGCGAAGGTGGCGGCATGGCCAATGCCACCATCATTGAAAGGATTTAA
- a CDS encoding enoyl-CoA hydratase/isomerase family protein: protein MSELVTREQRGAVALLTLNRPEALNALGADLVARLTDRLADAGADPAVRAVVITGSDKAFCAGADITEVPEMIGAMPTAVLPFDRLFAILSSLPKPTIAAVRGLALGGGCELVLACDIAVAGRSARFGVPEVKLGVIPGAGGTQRLVHAVGKAKAMRMLLTGSPVDAAWANAAGLVADVVDDSEVLNLALDIAAQIALNAPLAVALAADSARTAHEAPLHQSLNHERRNFLLALGTTDAQEGIAAFTERRTPHFIGK, encoded by the coding sequence ATGTCTGAGCTGGTGACCCGAGAGCAGCGTGGCGCCGTCGCCTTGCTCACACTCAACCGCCCTGAAGCCCTCAATGCACTCGGCGCGGACCTCGTGGCCCGGCTGACAGATCGGTTGGCGGATGCCGGAGCAGATCCGGCCGTCCGCGCAGTGGTCATCACCGGCTCGGACAAGGCGTTCTGCGCCGGAGCTGACATCACCGAGGTCCCGGAGATGATTGGGGCGATGCCCACCGCAGTCCTGCCCTTTGACCGGCTCTTCGCGATCCTGAGCTCGTTGCCCAAGCCCACGATCGCCGCCGTGCGNGGGCTGGCACTGGGCGGCGGTTGCGAGCTGGTCCTGGCGTGCGATATTGCTGTGGCGGGACGCTCGGCACGGTTCGGCGTCCCCGAAGTTAAGCTCGGCGTCATTCCNGGGGCNGGCGGCACACAGCGCCTAGTCCACGCCGTCGGCAAGGCCAAGGCAATGCGAATGCTCCTGACCGGGTCCCCTGTAGACGCGGCCTGGGCCAACGCTGCTGGGCTCGTGGCCGATGTGGTCGATGACAGCGAGGTGCTGAACCTTGCACTGGACATTGCTGCGCAAATCGCTCTCAATGCGCCACTGGCCGTTGCTCTCGCGGCCGACTCCGCACGGACCGCACACGAGGCACCTCTCCACCAGTCACTTAACCACGAGCGCCGAAACTTTCTTCTTGCGCTCGGTACAACAGATGCACAAGAAGGCATAGCCGCGTTCACCGAGCGGCGCACGCCGCACTTCATAGGAAAATAG